A section of the Triticum dicoccoides isolate Atlit2015 ecotype Zavitan chromosome 7A, WEW_v2.0, whole genome shotgun sequence genome encodes:
- the LOC119327711 gene encoding myricetin 3-O-rhamnoside 1,2-glucosyltransferase UGT709G2-like, whose amino-acid sequence MDAAVHVLVFPWPRQGHINPMLQFATALVDTGIQVTFLHTEHNLRRFAQAHPPGLRLLSIPDGLPDDHPRGFLAFMESMCTAGSAAYRALLLALLSAADAPVTCVVADGTMPFAIEIPEEFGIPALSFVTHSACSYLAFLSMPKLVELGETPFTADDLVCSVPGMEGFLRRRDLPRGLYCTEQGDGDPLVLKFAEAVGRTSKACALIFNTAASMERPALAHLASGTSDVFAIGPLHARSSSAASPSLWREDDGCMAWLDGHEDRSVVYVSLGSLAVITHEQFTEFLSGLAATGYAFLWVLRPGMVKTTSPALLGEAVGAAEGGKGRVVEWAPQRDVLRHRAVGCFLTHAGWNSTLECAVEGMPMVCWPFFVDQQTNSRFVGAVWKTGLDMKDVCERGVVERTVREVMASNEIRAAAQAMAQQLRLDVAEAGSSSSELERLVRFVRELSVRSSLKPRINGN is encoded by the coding sequence ATGGATGCCGCGGTGCACGTTCTCGTGTTCCCTTGGCCACGGCAGGGGCACATCAATCCCATGCTCCAGTTCGCCACCGCCCTCGTCGACACCGGCATCCAAGTCACGTTCCTCCACACCGAGCACAACCTCCGCCGTTTCGCCCAGGCGCATCCGCCGGGCCTACGCTTGCTTTCCATCCCTGACGGCCTGCCCGACGACCACCCCCGCGGCTTCTTGGCGTTCATGGAGTCCATGTGCACGGCCGGCAGCGCCGCGTACCGTGCCCTGCTCTTGGCGCTTCTCTCTGCCGCTGATGCGCCAGTGACATGCGTTGTTGCCGATGGCACCATGCCGTTCGCCATCGAAATCCCCGAGGAGTTCGGCATCCCCGCGCTCTCCTTCGTCACGCACAGCGCGTGCAGCTACCTGGCGTTCCTGTCTATGCCCAAGCTCGTGGAGCTCGGGGAGACCCCCTTCACCGCGGATGACCTGGTGTGTAGCGTTCCGGGGATGGAGGGCTTCCTCCGGCGACGAGATCTTCCTCGTGGGCTCTACTGCACCGAGCAAGGCGACGGAGATCCCTTGGTGCTCAAGTTCGCCGAGGCCGTCGGTCGTACCAGCAAGGCATGTGCGCTCATATTCAACACCGCCGCGTCCATGGAGCGGCCAGCGCTCGCCCACCTCGCGTCGGGCACAAGCGACGTCTTCGCTATAGGCCCACTGCACGCCAGGTCGAGTTCCGCCGCAAGCCCAAGCCTGTGGCGGGAGGACGACGGGTGCATGGCGTGGCTGGACGGCCACGAGGACCGGTCCGTCGTGTACGTGAGCCTGGGGAGCCTCGCGGTGATCACGCACGAGCAGTTCACCGAGTTCCTCTCCGGCCTGGCCGCCACCGGGTACGCCTTCCTCTGGGTGCTCCGGCCGGGCATGGTCAAGACGACCAGCCCCGCTCTCCTCGGAGAAGCCGTCGGGGCAGCCGAAGGCGGCAAGGGGCGCGTCGTGGAGTGGGCTCCTCAGCGGGATGTGTTGCGGCACAGGGCGGTGGGCTGCTTTCTGACACACGCCGGATGGAACTCGACGCTGGAGTGCGCCGTCGAGGGCATGCCGATGGTGTgctggcccttcttcgtcgaccagcAGACCAACAGCCGCTTCGTGGGCGCCGTGTGGAAGACGGGGTTGGACATGAAGGACGTCTGCGAGAGAGGCGTCGTGGAGAGGACGGTGAGGGAGGTCATGGCATCCAACGAGATCAGGGCAGCGGCCCAGGCCATGGCGCAGCAGTTGAGGCTGGATGTTGCAGAGGCGGGGTCGTCGTCGTCGGAGTTGGAGCGGCTCGTCCGCTTCGTCAGGGAGCTCAGCGTCAGGTCCTCTCTCAAGCCCAGAATTAATGGAAACTAG